One genomic region from Thermomicrobium sp. 4228-Ro encodes:
- the lpdA gene encoding dihydrolipoyl dehydrogenase produces MTVEQRQEFDVVFLGGGTGGYVAAIRAAQLGLKVAVVEKDKVGGTCLHRGCIPSKALLKSAELLERARRAKEFGVIVGEVQGDYATAFKRSQQVVEQLHKGIHFLFRKHGITLIQGVGRLTANRTVVVNGADGQQQELRGRAIVIDTGSRPRAIPGIPFDGVRVLNSDHTTAQLDWYPKRVIIRGGGATGVEHATVYRAFGAEVTLVGRIVPNEDEEVQQQLIRSFQRKGIRIIPDYRPTADDFDITEGGVRMRVRKSGAQEEVIEADALFVALGREGNIEDIGLEELGVRTKDGFIVTDEFFRTNVEGVYAIGDVLGIQQLAHTAMHQGIIAVEHIAGEKPLPLDYNRVPVVTYCHPEIASLGLTEREAKEQGRTIKVGKFPFRANGKSLIEGETDGFVKVIADADTNDIIGVHIIGNHATELIAEAALAKLLEATPWEIGLSVHPHPTVSEVIGEAALAVDNLAIHI; encoded by the coding sequence ATGACCGTCGAACAGCGTCAAGAGTTCGACGTCGTATTCCTCGGCGGTGGGACCGGTGGCTACGTCGCGGCGATCCGCGCCGCGCAACTCGGCCTGAAGGTCGCTGTCGTCGAGAAGGACAAGGTCGGCGGAACCTGCCTGCACCGCGGCTGCATTCCCAGCAAGGCGCTCCTCAAGAGCGCGGAACTCCTCGAACGAGCGCGCCGGGCCAAGGAGTTCGGTGTCATCGTCGGCGAGGTCCAGGGCGACTATGCGACCGCTTTCAAACGCAGCCAGCAAGTCGTCGAGCAGTTGCACAAGGGGATCCACTTCCTCTTCCGCAAGCACGGCATTACGCTCATCCAGGGCGTCGGCCGGTTGACGGCCAACCGCACGGTTGTCGTCAACGGTGCGGACGGTCAGCAGCAGGAGCTGCGCGGACGAGCGATCGTGATCGATACGGGCTCGCGGCCTCGGGCTATTCCCGGTATCCCCTTCGACGGCGTGCGCGTACTCAACAGCGATCACACGACGGCCCAGCTCGACTGGTACCCCAAGCGGGTCATCATCCGCGGTGGTGGCGCGACCGGTGTCGAACACGCGACCGTCTATCGCGCCTTCGGCGCCGAGGTCACCCTGGTCGGCCGCATCGTGCCCAACGAGGACGAAGAGGTCCAGCAACAGCTGATCCGCTCTTTCCAGCGCAAGGGGATCCGCATCATCCCGGACTACCGGCCGACGGCCGACGATTTCGACATCACCGAGGGTGGCGTCCGGATGCGCGTGCGCAAGAGCGGCGCCCAGGAGGAGGTCATCGAGGCCGATGCCCTCTTCGTCGCGCTCGGCCGCGAGGGCAATATCGAGGATATCGGTCTCGAGGAACTCGGTGTCCGTACCAAAGACGGCTTCATCGTCACCGACGAGTTCTTCCGCACCAACGTCGAGGGTGTGTACGCCATCGGCGACGTCCTCGGGATCCAGCAGCTGGCGCACACCGCCATGCACCAGGGGATCATCGCAGTCGAGCACATCGCCGGGGAAAAGCCGCTGCCGCTGGACTACAACCGCGTCCCGGTCGTGACCTACTGTCATCCGGAAATCGCCAGCCTCGGCCTCACCGAACGCGAGGCAAAGGAGCAGGGCCGTACGATCAAAGTCGGCAAGTTCCCCTTCCGGGCCAACGGGAAGTCGCTCATCGAGGGGGAGACGGACGGCTTCGTGAAAGTCATTGCCGACGCGGACACGAACGACATCATCGGCGTCCACATCATCGGCAACCATGCGACCGAACTGATCGCCGAAGCGGCCCTGGCCAAGCTGCTCGAAGCGACACCGTGGGAGATCGGTCTTTCGGTCCATCCGCACCCGACCGTCTCGGAGGTGATCGGCGAGGCTGCCCTCGCGGTCGACAACCTGGCGATCCATATCTGA